A window of Candidatus Eisenbacteria bacterium contains these coding sequences:
- a CDS encoding ATPase, T2SS/T4P/T4SS family — MRKPLGQSLVEQGHLTPEGLARALDEQRRTGAALRDVLLKLDLVPESAVLEYYEDQLGVPRMDLTTYVLEPEIVRLVPERVARQFHVVPLFRIGSTLTVAMADPLDVVARDEVKQATGLEVDVVVSPEAQIEEAVARYHPMGGIEPLVRAGSLRAAADIPAVRAEEDGPVIRFVNAIAQQAVRDGASDVHLEPEESSFRIRFRVDGVLREVSIQSKDLYPSIVSRVKVMAALDIAERRLPQDGRFRMSAVGRELDVRVSTFPTIHGENVVLRLLDRTAALIGMDELGLQPEPLAMLHRMIARPNGIVLVTGPTGSGKTTTLYACLHRINSVERNIVTLEDPVEIHLATIRQTQVDPDVGLTFARGLRALLRQDPDVIMVGEIRDAETAEIAVRSALTGHLVLATLHTNDAAGAIPRLLDMEIEPFLLSSAVAGVVAQRLVRRVCERCRRPAEPPREVLEELHATSGVAGQANGFVRGKGCVACGQTGYRGRAGIFEVIEVNDAIRERILARASSEDLARVARAAGMASLRDDALRKAARGVTSLEEVLRVTAGDRSPAPAPAE; from the coding sequence GTGCGCAAACCCCTCGGGCAGAGCCTCGTCGAGCAGGGCCACCTCACCCCCGAAGGCCTCGCCCGCGCCCTCGACGAGCAGCGCCGCACCGGCGCCGCGCTCCGCGACGTGCTCCTCAAGCTCGACCTCGTGCCGGAATCGGCGGTCCTCGAGTACTACGAGGACCAGCTCGGCGTCCCGCGGATGGACCTCACCACGTACGTGCTCGAGCCGGAGATCGTCCGACTCGTTCCCGAGCGCGTGGCGCGGCAGTTCCACGTTGTCCCTCTCTTCCGGATCGGAAGCACCCTCACCGTGGCCATGGCCGACCCGCTCGACGTCGTCGCGCGCGACGAGGTGAAGCAGGCCACCGGACTCGAGGTGGACGTGGTGGTCTCTCCCGAGGCCCAGATCGAGGAGGCGGTGGCGCGATACCACCCGATGGGCGGCATCGAGCCCCTCGTGCGTGCCGGATCGCTGCGCGCCGCGGCCGACATCCCCGCGGTGCGCGCGGAGGAGGACGGTCCCGTGATCCGCTTCGTGAACGCGATCGCCCAGCAGGCGGTGCGGGACGGAGCCTCGGACGTGCATCTCGAACCGGAGGAATCCTCGTTCCGGATCCGCTTCCGCGTGGACGGGGTGCTGCGCGAGGTCTCGATCCAGTCGAAGGACCTCTATCCCTCGATCGTCTCGCGGGTGAAGGTCATGGCCGCGCTCGACATCGCCGAGCGGAGGCTTCCGCAGGACGGACGGTTCCGGATGAGCGCCGTGGGCCGCGAGCTCGACGTGCGCGTCTCCACGTTCCCGACGATCCACGGCGAAAACGTGGTGCTAAGGCTCCTCGACCGGACCGCCGCGCTCATCGGGATGGACGAGCTGGGACTCCAGCCCGAGCCCCTCGCGATGCTCCACCGGATGATCGCGCGTCCGAACGGGATCGTGCTCGTGACGGGCCCGACGGGAAGCGGGAAGACGACGACGCTCTACGCGTGCCTCCATCGGATCAACTCGGTGGAGCGGAACATCGTCACGCTCGAAGACCCGGTGGAGATCCACCTCGCCACGATCCGCCAGACGCAGGTCGATCCGGACGTGGGGCTCACGTTCGCGCGCGGGCTGCGCGCGCTCCTGCGCCAGGATCCGGACGTCATCATGGTGGGCGAGATCCGGGACGCCGAGACGGCGGAGATCGCCGTGCGATCCGCCCTCACCGGCCACCTCGTGCTGGCCACGCTCCACACGAACGACGCGGCGGGCGCCATCCCGCGCCTCCTCGACATGGAGATCGAGCCCTTCCTCCTCTCCTCCGCCGTGGCCGGCGTGGTCGCGCAGCGTCTCGTGCGCCGCGTGTGCGAGCGGTGTCGGCGTCCCGCCGAGCCCCCGCGCGAAGTGCTCGAGGAGCTGCACGCGACCTCGGGGGTCGCCGGCCAGGCGAACGGCTTCGTGCGCGGGAAGGGGTGCGTCGCCTGCGGGCAGACCGGCTATCGGGGACGCGCGGGGATCTTCGAGGTGATCGAGGTGAACGACGCGATCCGGGAGCGGATCCTCGCGCGCGCCTCGTCCGAGGATCTCGCGCGCGTGGCTCGCGCCGCCGGCATGGCGTCCCTCCGGGACGACGCGCTCCGGAAGGCCGCGCGCGGCGTCACCTCGCTCGAGGAAGTGCTGCGCGTCACGGCGGGGGACCGGTCCCCGGCGCCGGCGCCGGCGGAGTAG
- a CDS encoding type II secretion system F family protein, with the protein MAVFEYRAVGAAGAARTGVLEAADLDRAIDQVRGMGLTPVAIEPQSTATRRWRLALPPRRPRGSELILFTRQLETMLEAGLPLLSTLETLHDQATDPSLKESIDGVRSDVEQGSTLTEAMARRPHCFPPLYAGLIRAGEEGGLLTPMLDRVGTILEYQEETRQRIRSATFYPLLVVAELLVAFVVLVKLVLPRFADLFRNLGADLPLPTRILIAVSDGFERSWPALLALGALAGVGLALGLRSERGREIRDSWILALPLFGAIVRKVALARFSRVLGALVDSGIPIVQALGIARGVLGNRVLEKEIDRMREGLVEGRGLAEPLRGSRVMPPLVTKMLAVGEETGSIGPMLQRVARYYDRDVDYAVKNLSAALEPALLVVLGASVLFTALAVFLPLWNLMSAFRH; encoded by the coding sequence GTGGCCGTCTTCGAGTACCGCGCCGTGGGGGCCGCCGGCGCGGCGCGCACGGGCGTCCTCGAGGCCGCCGATCTGGATCGCGCGATCGACCAGGTGCGCGGCATGGGCCTGACCCCGGTCGCGATCGAGCCCCAGTCCACCGCCACACGCCGGTGGCGTCTCGCCCTCCCGCCGCGCAGGCCGAGGGGGAGCGAGCTCATCCTCTTCACGCGGCAGCTCGAGACCATGCTCGAGGCGGGGCTCCCGCTCCTCTCCACGCTCGAGACGCTCCACGATCAGGCGACCGACCCGTCGCTCAAGGAGTCGATCGACGGGGTGCGCTCCGACGTGGAGCAGGGGAGCACGCTCACCGAGGCGATGGCGCGGCGTCCGCACTGCTTCCCGCCCCTCTACGCCGGGCTCATCCGCGCGGGAGAGGAGGGGGGACTCCTCACCCCGATGCTGGATCGCGTCGGAACGATCCTCGAGTACCAGGAAGAGACGCGCCAGCGGATCCGCTCGGCGACGTTCTATCCGCTCCTCGTGGTGGCCGAGCTCCTGGTCGCGTTCGTGGTCCTGGTCAAGCTCGTCCTCCCGCGGTTCGCGGATCTCTTCCGGAACCTGGGAGCGGACCTCCCGCTTCCGACGCGGATCCTGATCGCGGTGAGCGACGGCTTCGAGCGGAGCTGGCCCGCCCTCCTCGCGCTCGGGGCGCTCGCGGGTGTCGGCCTGGCGCTCGGACTTCGCAGCGAGCGAGGGCGCGAGATCCGCGACTCCTGGATCCTCGCGCTTCCGCTCTTCGGGGCCATCGTGCGCAAGGTGGCGCTCGCGCGGTTCTCGCGCGTCCTGGGCGCGCTCGTGGACAGCGGGATCCCGATCGTCCAGGCGCTCGGCATCGCGCGCGGCGTGCTCGGAAACCGGGTCCTCGAGAAGGAGATCGACCGCATGCGCGAGGGCCTCGTCGAAGGGCGCGGGCTGGCCGAGCCCCTCCGGGGGAGCCGGGTCATGCCGCCCCTCGTCACGAAGATGCTCGCCGTGGGGGAGGAGACGGGCTCGATCGGACCGATGCTGCAGCGCGTGGCCCGGTACTACGACCGGGACGTGGACTATGCCGTGAAGAACCTGTCGGCCGCCCTGGAACCCGCCCTCCTCGTGGTCCTCGGCGCGTCGGTCCTCTTCACCGCCCTGGCCGTCTTCCTGCCCCTCTGGAACCTCATGAGCGCCTTCCGCCACTAG
- a CDS encoding prepilin-type N-terminal cleavage/methylation domain-containing protein, whose product MGRTKSETGFTLIELVIVIVILGILAAVAIPKYEDMREQARVATIKGQLGAIRSAVAIQYARNALNGIASFPPLDGTIFAEGRVPTEPVLNSNSVKTTPGIDNSGGWVYQQSTGMVQANLNAYSSY is encoded by the coding sequence ATGGGTCGCACGAAGTCGGAAACGGGTTTCACGCTGATCGAGCTGGTCATCGTGATCGTGATCCTGGGAATCCTCGCCGCGGTGGCCATTCCCAAGTACGAGGACATGCGCGAGCAGGCGCGGGTGGCCACGATCAAGGGCCAGCTGGGCGCGATCCGCTCCGCGGTCGCCATCCAGTACGCGCGGAACGCGCTGAACGGCATCGCGTCGTTCCCGCCGCTCGACGGCACCATCTTCGCCGAGGGCCGCGTGCCCACGGAGCCGGTCCTGAACTCGAATTCCGTGAAGACCACCCCCGGAATCGACAACTCGGGGGGGTGGGTCTACCAGCAGTCCACCGGGATGGTGCAGGCCAACCTGAACGCGTACTCGTCGTACTGA